A stretch of the Streptosporangium sp. NBC_01755 genome encodes the following:
- a CDS encoding metallophosphoesterase: MTIVGFVSLVICVITVVHYYLWRRLIRSTTRPGRIRRVLTWILVGLAVLAPVTLVASRSEWGHFLAWPGFFWIATMFYLVVFLAVLEIPRAVALLVVRGMEHRAERRGVPPGVAARRAERARQLELAVRSETAVTPASVAAGHPEHSRRSVSSAQTHRGESAIGGVVVVPGAGRATEKTVGMGRRLFIARTAAAAAGAGALGTIGFGVRTALGDPVIESVGVVLPRLDPRLNGLRFAVVSDIHLGPLTGTAHTRRIVRMINSLEADVVAVVGDLVDGTVAELGTLARPLKDLESRYGAYFVTGNHEYYTANGPQEWIEELRGLGIRPLGNERVEIAHAGAVLDLAGVNDIGGVASGDGPDFERALGGRDRSRSTVLLAHQPVQAVQAARYGVDLQLSGHTHGGQMVPFNLIIPMQQPVVSGLGEVDGTRVYVTRGAGFWGPPVRVGAPPEITLLEVRNEKLR; encoded by the coding sequence GTGACGATCGTGGGCTTCGTGTCGCTGGTCATCTGTGTGATCACGGTGGTCCACTACTACCTGTGGCGTCGCCTGATTCGCTCGACCACCCGGCCGGGGCGGATCCGCCGGGTGCTGACCTGGATCCTCGTCGGCCTGGCCGTGCTCGCACCCGTGACGCTGGTCGCCTCCCGCAGTGAGTGGGGGCACTTCCTGGCCTGGCCGGGATTCTTCTGGATCGCGACGATGTTCTATCTCGTCGTGTTCCTGGCGGTCCTGGAGATCCCCAGGGCCGTGGCACTGCTGGTGGTGCGCGGGATGGAGCATCGGGCCGAGCGGCGCGGGGTGCCGCCGGGGGTGGCCGCCCGCCGCGCGGAACGAGCCAGGCAGCTGGAGCTCGCCGTTCGATCCGAAACCGCCGTCACACCGGCGTCCGTGGCCGCCGGTCACCCCGAGCACTCCCGCCGGTCCGTCTCCTCGGCCCAGACGCACCGTGGGGAGTCCGCGATCGGCGGGGTGGTCGTCGTGCCGGGTGCCGGGAGGGCAACGGAGAAGACCGTTGGGATGGGCAGGAGGCTGTTCATCGCCCGTACGGCGGCGGCCGCCGCCGGGGCGGGGGCGCTTGGCACGATCGGGTTCGGGGTCAGGACCGCTCTCGGCGACCCGGTGATCGAGTCGGTCGGAGTGGTGCTGCCCAGGCTGGATCCGCGCCTGAACGGCCTGCGGTTCGCGGTTGTCAGCGACATCCACCTGGGCCCGCTCACCGGTACGGCGCACACCCGGCGCATCGTCCGCATGATCAACTCGCTGGAGGCCGACGTGGTCGCGGTCGTCGGCGACCTGGTCGACGGCACGGTGGCCGAGCTCGGCACGCTGGCCAGGCCGCTGAAGGATCTCGAATCCCGCTACGGTGCCTATTTCGTCACCGGCAACCACGAGTACTACACGGCCAATGGCCCGCAGGAGTGGATCGAGGAGCTCCGCGGGCTCGGTATCCGCCCGCTGGGCAACGAGCGCGTGGAGATCGCCCACGCCGGAGCCGTGCTCGACCTCGCCGGGGTCAACGACATCGGCGGTGTCGCCTCGGGTGACGGTCCGGACTTCGAACGGGCGCTGGGTGGCCGTGACCGCTCCCGATCCACGGTCCTGCTCGCCCACCAGCCGGTCCAGGCAGTCCAGGCGGCCAGGTACGGCGTGGACCTCCAGCTGTCCGGCCACACGCATGGCGGGCAGATGGTCCCCTTTAACCTGATCATCCCGATGCAGCAGCCGGTCGTCTCCGGCCTCGGTGAGGTGGACGGCACCCGGGTCTACGTGACGCGGGGCGCGGGTTTCTGGGGGCCGCCGGTCCGGGTGGGTGCCCCACCCGAGATAACCCTGCTGGAAGTCCGGAACGAGAAACTCCGGTAA
- a CDS encoding PSP1 domain-containing protein, whose translation MGMIMAVSFTRYGRLYYLDPGEHSPKVGDRVLVPTEAGPEVAECVWAPQWTSEEIGGLPVCAGIATEEHLTRDEGNKRRRAEARSVSKRLIKRHTLPMKVVGVDYLDAENVYTVYFSAPHRVDFRTLVRDLARNLRARVELRQIGPRDEARLQGGIGPCGRDLCCATFLKDFEPVSVRMAKDQDLPVNPLRIAGACGRLMCCLKYEHPLYLDAHSRMPRIGLKVDTPEGAGTVVGRNVPSDSVVVRLEDGGRRCACPSASVCSPRKQHDEAYGGAVQVAESGPEG comes from the coding sequence ATGGGCATGATCATGGCGGTGAGTTTCACCCGCTACGGCAGGCTGTACTACCTCGACCCCGGCGAGCACAGCCCCAAGGTCGGCGACAGGGTGCTGGTGCCCACCGAGGCCGGGCCCGAGGTCGCCGAGTGCGTCTGGGCGCCCCAGTGGACGAGCGAGGAGATCGGCGGGCTGCCGGTGTGCGCGGGTATCGCGACCGAGGAGCACCTCACCCGGGACGAGGGCAACAAACGGCGCCGCGCGGAGGCCCGGAGCGTCTCCAAGCGCCTGATCAAGCGGCACACGCTGCCGATGAAGGTCGTCGGCGTCGACTACCTGGACGCGGAGAACGTCTACACGGTCTACTTCTCCGCCCCGCACCGGGTCGACTTCCGTACCCTCGTCCGTGACCTGGCCCGCAACCTGCGCGCCCGGGTGGAACTTCGCCAGATCGGCCCCCGTGACGAGGCCCGCCTCCAGGGCGGTATCGGCCCCTGCGGCCGCGACCTGTGCTGCGCCACCTTCCTCAAGGACTTCGAGCCGGTCTCCGTCCGGATGGCCAAGGACCAGGACCTGCCGGTCAACCCACTGCGCATCGCGGGGGCATGCGGGCGGCTGATGTGCTGCCTGAAGTACGAGCACCCCCTCTACCTCGACGCCCACAGCAGGATGCCCCGGATCGGGCTGAAGGTCGACACCCCCGAGGGCGCCGGAACCGTCGTGGGCCGTAACGTCCCCTCGGACTCCGTCGTGGTCCGCCTGGAGGACGGCGGCCGCCGCTGCGCCTGCCCGTCGGCCTCGGTCTGCTCCCCGCGCAAGCAGCACGACGAGGCGTACGGCGGCGCGGTGCAGGTCGCCGAGAGCGGCCCGGAAGGGTGA
- a CDS encoding DNA polymerase III subunit delta', producing the protein MGVFDDLVGQERATVTLRRAAAAGADLLAGGRGAGMTHAWLFTGPPGSGREEAARAFAAALFCPDQGCGHCDMCHQVAVGSHPDLEIVRPQGLSYGIKDTRRLILRAAGAPTLGRWRVVLFEDADRATEGASNALLKAIEEPPPKTVWLLCAPAPDDMMITIRSRCRLVTLVTPPTSAVAHVLATRENVPSAMAEFAARAAQGHIGRARRLALDEEARSRREAVLSIPRSLTGVGECVMAAERLVKTAEDEAAAVTAVLNEAEITELRQVYGEGSTGKGLSRGLIRGGAGALKDLEDRQKSRATRTKRDVIDAALLDLVAFYRDVLAVQFGAHVELAGEDRRADLEDLARVSTPEDTLRRIDAIMRCRRRLAANVSPQMAVESMTLSLRRPRL; encoded by the coding sequence GTGGGTGTCTTTGATGATCTTGTAGGGCAGGAGCGGGCCACCGTGACGCTCCGCCGGGCCGCGGCGGCCGGGGCCGACCTGCTGGCCGGGGGGCGCGGCGCCGGGATGACCCACGCGTGGCTGTTCACGGGTCCGCCCGGGTCCGGGCGCGAGGAGGCCGCACGGGCGTTCGCCGCCGCGCTGTTCTGTCCCGACCAGGGGTGCGGCCACTGCGACATGTGCCACCAGGTGGCGGTCGGCTCCCATCCGGACCTGGAGATCGTCCGCCCGCAGGGACTCTCGTACGGCATCAAGGACACCCGCAGGCTCATCCTGCGCGCTGCCGGGGCGCCGACGCTGGGCCGCTGGCGGGTCGTGCTGTTCGAGGACGCCGACCGGGCGACCGAGGGGGCGTCCAACGCACTGCTCAAGGCCATCGAGGAGCCGCCGCCGAAGACCGTCTGGCTGCTCTGCGCGCCTGCCCCGGACGACATGATGATCACCATCAGGTCTCGTTGCCGGCTCGTCACGCTCGTCACCCCGCCCACCTCGGCGGTCGCCCACGTGCTGGCCACACGAGAGAACGTGCCGTCGGCGATGGCGGAGTTCGCGGCCAGGGCCGCCCAGGGGCACATCGGCCGCGCCCGCAGGCTGGCGCTGGACGAGGAGGCACGCTCGCGTCGCGAGGCGGTGCTGTCCATCCCCAGGTCGCTCACCGGCGTCGGGGAGTGCGTGATGGCCGCCGAACGTCTGGTGAAGACCGCCGAGGACGAGGCCGCCGCGGTCACGGCGGTGCTGAACGAGGCGGAGATCACCGAACTGCGCCAGGTCTACGGCGAGGGCTCCACCGGCAAGGGACTCAGCAGGGGGCTGATCCGCGGCGGTGCCGGGGCGCTCAAGGACCTTGAGGACCGGCAGAAGTCCCGGGCGACCCGTACCAAGCGCGACGTCATCGACGCGGCACTGCTCGACCTGGTGGCGTTCTACCGCGACGTGCTGGCCGTGCAGTTCGGCGCGCACGTGGAACTGGCCGGCGAGGACCGCCGCGCCGATCTGGAAGACCTGGCCCGCGTCTCCACCCCGGAGGACACCCTGCGCAGGATCGACGCGATCATGCGCTGCCGGAGGCGGCTGGCGGCCAACGTCAGCCCGCAGATGGCAGTCGAGTCGATGACCCTCTCGCTGCGCCGACCACGGCTCTGA
- the tmk gene encoding dTMP kinase — MTTLGRSTARRKPPHVLANAPFRKLWTAMSVCSLGDWLNLLALTALAGNLTVGSGYKVQSLAIGGVFVAKMLPAILLGPLAGAFADRFDRRMTMFFCDFLRFALVLSIPLVGNYQWVIIATFLVECVNLFWVPAKDATVPNLVPKERLEEANQLNLLVTYGTAPIAALLFAVLSVADDFLGNLVPFFAQRETYLALFINALAYLVSAFIILSLKDIPKAGARAATSTPSVLRQIFEGWRFVGGNRLIRGLIIGMLGAFAAGGAVVGVAKIYVDALGGGDAAYGVVFGAVFVGMASGMFFGPRLLRELSRRRLFGLSIVVAGVVLVAIALVHNLVIVVLLTVLLGACAGIAWIIGYTMIGLEVDDNLRGRTFSFLQSLARVTLLLVVAAAPTLAGLFGEREIRVGQEPVYQFDGSNLVLLVGGLLAVIVGTVALRQMDDRRGVSIVADLIAAARGERFAPESVEQARGMFIAFEGGEGSGKTTQSRLLAIWLRDQGFDVVQTREPGSTKVGMRLRAILLDAVHQGLSARSEALLYAADRAEHVEKVIRPALHRASLVISDRYVDSSLAYQGAGRALDIEDVKRINGWATGGLVPDLTVLIDTPPSVGLARLGGAADRIESEPLEFHERVRREFRALAAAEPDRYLVVDGTLTQERISSLIYDRVREIMPDPVPQESEDVTGTIPAIRD, encoded by the coding sequence ATGACCACCCTTGGCCGGAGCACCGCGCGACGCAAACCCCCCCACGTGCTGGCCAACGCCCCGTTCCGCAAGTTGTGGACGGCGATGTCGGTGTGCAGTCTCGGAGACTGGCTCAACCTTCTGGCGCTGACCGCCCTGGCGGGCAATCTCACTGTGGGATCCGGCTACAAGGTCCAGAGCCTGGCCATCGGGGGCGTCTTCGTGGCGAAGATGCTCCCCGCCATCCTGCTGGGCCCGCTCGCCGGGGCGTTCGCCGACCGGTTCGACCGGCGGATGACGATGTTCTTCTGCGACTTCCTGCGCTTCGCGCTGGTGCTGTCGATTCCGCTGGTCGGCAACTACCAGTGGGTGATCATCGCCACGTTCCTGGTCGAGTGCGTCAACCTCTTCTGGGTTCCGGCCAAGGACGCCACGGTGCCCAACCTGGTGCCCAAGGAGCGACTGGAGGAGGCCAACCAGCTCAACCTCCTGGTCACGTACGGGACCGCGCCGATCGCCGCGCTGCTGTTCGCGGTGCTGTCGGTCGCCGACGACTTCCTGGGCAACCTGGTGCCGTTCTTCGCCCAGCGAGAGACCTACCTGGCGCTGTTCATCAACGCGCTCGCCTACCTGGTCTCGGCCTTCATCATCCTCTCGCTCAAGGACATTCCGAAGGCCGGCGCGCGGGCCGCGACCTCCACCCCGTCGGTGCTGCGGCAGATCTTCGAGGGTTGGCGGTTCGTCGGCGGTAACCGGCTGATCCGCGGTCTGATCATCGGCATGCTGGGCGCGTTCGCCGCCGGTGGCGCGGTGGTCGGGGTGGCCAAGATCTACGTGGACGCGCTGGGCGGCGGTGACGCGGCGTACGGCGTGGTCTTCGGGGCGGTCTTCGTCGGCATGGCGTCCGGCATGTTCTTTGGGCCGAGGCTGCTGCGGGAGCTGTCGCGGCGGCGGTTGTTCGGCCTGTCGATCGTGGTGGCCGGGGTGGTCCTCGTCGCGATCGCGCTCGTCCACAACCTGGTGATCGTCGTCCTGCTGACCGTGCTGCTCGGCGCGTGCGCGGGAATCGCCTGGATCATCGGCTACACGATGATCGGGCTGGAGGTGGACGACAACCTGCGGGGCCGTACGTTCTCCTTCCTGCAGTCGCTTGCCCGGGTGACCCTGCTGCTGGTGGTCGCGGCCGCGCCGACCCTGGCGGGCCTGTTCGGCGAGCGGGAGATCAGGGTCGGGCAGGAGCCGGTCTACCAGTTCGACGGCTCCAACCTGGTGCTGCTGGTCGGCGGGCTGCTCGCGGTGATCGTCGGGACCGTCGCGCTACGGCAGATGGACGACCGCAGGGGCGTCTCGATCGTCGCCGACCTGATCGCCGCGGCGCGCGGGGAGCGGTTCGCCCCGGAGAGCGTCGAGCAGGCGCGCGGGATGTTCATCGCGTTCGAGGGCGGTGAGGGGTCGGGCAAGACCACTCAGTCCAGGCTGCTGGCGATCTGGCTGCGCGACCAGGGGTTCGACGTCGTACAGACCCGCGAGCCGGGCTCGACCAAGGTGGGCATGCGGCTGCGTGCGATCCTGCTCGACGCGGTGCACCAGGGACTGTCCGCGAGGTCAGAGGCACTGTTGTACGCGGCCGATCGGGCCGAGCATGTGGAGAAGGTCATCCGCCCCGCCCTTCACCGGGCCTCGTTGGTGATCTCCGACCGGTACGTCGACTCGTCGCTGGCCTACCAGGGCGCGGGGCGGGCACTGGACATCGAGGACGTCAAGAGGATCAACGGCTGGGCCACCGGAGGACTCGTCCCCGACCTCACCGTGCTCATCGACACTCCGCCGTCGGTGGGGCTGGCCCGGCTGGGCGGGGCCGCCGACCGCATCGAGTCGGAGCCGCTGGAGTTCCACGAGCGCGTCCGCCGCGAGTTCCGGGCGCTGGCCGCCGCGGAGCCGGATCGCTACCTGGTCGTCGACGGGACCCTGACCCAGGAGCGGATCTCCTCGCTCATCTACGACCGGGTCCGCGAGATCATGCCCGACCCGGTGCCGCAGGAGTCGGAGGACGTCACCGGGACCATCCCCGCGATCCGTGACTGA
- a CDS encoding glycosyltransferase family 4 protein, producing MKISFLILNAYGMGGTIRATFDLATALSERHEVEVVSVFQHTDTPFLPLGSRVRLRSLVDLREGARVRWPYTKRAERLGARESALIHPEERAYASFSAWSDEVLVRELRRLRSDVLITTRAGLNIMAARYARRKVVAIAQEHLHFEAHQPGIFEEIRTWYPKLDAVVALTEADERDYRNMLNGAPTRVFTIGNGLPGGPRPRSRQENRIVLAAGRLVPVKGYDRLLKAFVRVARERPDWKLRIYGEGRAGDKLVRQAVKLRLHNNVTFMGSTGDIEGELAKASIHAVSSRFEGFGMTIIEAFASGVPVVSFDCPRGPREIITPGIDGLLVPADDVDALADGLIQMIDDEEGRHRMARNALQTAQSYDLSTIAERWEKSFAELGR from the coding sequence GTGAAGATCTCCTTTCTCATCCTCAACGCCTACGGCATGGGTGGCACCATCCGCGCCACCTTCGACCTCGCCACCGCCCTGTCCGAGCGGCACGAGGTCGAGGTCGTCAGCGTCTTCCAGCACACCGACACGCCCTTCCTGCCGCTGGGCTCCCGGGTCAGGCTCCGTTCGCTGGTGGATCTGCGAGAGGGGGCCAGGGTCCGCTGGCCGTACACGAAGAGGGCCGAGCGGCTGGGCGCGCGGGAGAGCGCGCTTATCCACCCCGAGGAGCGCGCCTACGCGTCCTTCAGCGCCTGGAGCGACGAGGTCCTCGTCCGCGAGCTGCGCAGGCTCCGCAGCGACGTCCTGATCACCACCCGCGCGGGGCTCAACATCATGGCCGCGAGGTACGCCCGCAGGAAGGTCGTCGCGATCGCCCAGGAGCATCTGCACTTCGAGGCACACCAACCCGGGATCTTCGAGGAGATCCGGACCTGGTACCCGAAACTGGACGCGGTCGTCGCCCTCACCGAGGCCGACGAGCGCGACTACCGGAACATGCTCAACGGGGCGCCCACCCGGGTGTTCACCATCGGTAACGGGCTGCCCGGCGGGCCGCGTCCACGCTCCAGGCAGGAGAACCGGATCGTGCTGGCCGCGGGCAGGCTGGTGCCGGTCAAGGGGTACGACCGGCTGCTGAAGGCGTTCGTCCGGGTGGCCAGGGAACGCCCCGACTGGAAGCTGCGGATCTACGGCGAGGGCCGGGCCGGCGACAAGCTGGTCAGGCAGGCGGTCAAGCTGCGACTGCACAACAACGTCACGTTCATGGGCTCCACCGGTGACATCGAGGGCGAGCTCGCGAAGGCGTCGATCCACGCGGTCAGCTCCCGCTTCGAGGGCTTCGGCATGACCATCATCGAGGCGTTCGCCTCCGGGGTACCGGTGGTCAGCTTCGACTGTCCCCGTGGACCTCGCGAGATCATCACGCCCGGGATCGACGGACTGCTGGTTCCCGCCGACGACGTGGACGCCCTGGCCGACGGGCTGATTCAGATGATCGACGACGAGGAGGGCCGCCACCGGATGGCCAGGAACGCCCTCCAGACGGCCCAGAGCTACGACCTCTCCACGATCGCCGAACGCTGGGAGAAGTCCTTCGCCGAACTCGGCCGCTGA
- a CDS encoding DUF5703 family protein codes for MVFALEGDSTITRRFPPALPFLAGTLLPTSLFAFVPRLLPLGLPDLSREHSQGKPQGRRIKPYECRRPSAHPRRLIAVLDYSYLVLHLPRGTSRDAARRILTEHAEYGDWELDRLRLYPDGRRDVRLRRKIIRVTRTM; via the coding sequence ATGGTCTTCGCCTTGGAAGGCGACTCGACGATCACCAGGCGGTTTCCGCCGGCGTTGCCGTTCTTGGCTGGCACGCTGCTTCCTACCTCGCTGTTCGCATTCGTTCCCCGTTTACTTCCCCTCGGGTTACCCGATCTCAGTCGGGAACACTCCCAAGGAAAGCCGCAAGGACGCAGAATAAAGCCCTATGAGTGTCGACGTCCCTCGGCCCACCCTCGGAGACTAATCGCTGTGCTGGACTACTCCTACTTGGTTCTCCACCTCCCGCGTGGCACCTCCCGGGACGCAGCCCGCCGGATACTGACCGAACATGCAGAATACGGCGACTGGGAGCTCGACCGCCTGCGACTGTATCCCGATGGCCGTCGAGACGTCCGACTGCGCCGGAAGATCATACGTGTGACCAGGACGATGTGA
- the topA gene encoding type I DNA topoisomerase produces the protein MPAKNGNAGGNRLVIVESPSKAKTIAGYLGRGYVVESSIGHIRDLPEKADDIPEKYKGESWARLGVNVDHEFEPLYVVNHDKKAQVSKLKQLLKDADELYLATDEDREGEAIAWHLREVLNPKVPVHRMVFHEITPRAIQEAVANPRALNLRLVDAQETRRILDRLYGYEVSPVLWKKVKPRLSAGRVQSVATRLVVERERERLAFTSASYWDLQALLDTGGDEVPHEFTAMLTGVNGKRVAQGRDFTSNGTLKSADVLHLDEQAARALAGRLAGVPYKVRSVERKPYTRKPYAPFRTTTLQQEASRKLGFSAKSTMQVAQRLYENGFITYMRTDSITLSETAVAAARSQAIKLYGSAYVPDKPRVYAGKVKNAQEAHEAIRPSGEEFRTPGETGLSGDMFRLYELIWQRTVASQMKDAVGESVTVKVDGTSSSGERVEFSASGRTITFHGFLKAYVEGADDPSTDRDDSEKRLPNLSENDPLTASALNVLSHSTKPPARYTEASLIKELEDREIGRPSTYASIIGTILDRGYVFKKGTALVPSFLAFAVVNLLEQHFGHLVDYDFTADMEKVLDDIANDRAERVPELRRFYFGVEGGDGLKELVTDLGEIDAKEISSFSIRGTDIMIRVGRYGPYLDREGVRVNVPEDLAPDELTAERAEELFSRPMGDRELGKDPATGNVIVAKDGRFGPYVTEILPVETPPAEGKKKTKKADAPKPRTGSLLKSMSLDTVTLEDALLLLSLPRVLGMIDDQEVTAQNGKFGPYIKKGTDSRSLGSEEELFTVTLDQAKELFAQPKTRGRRAAAAPPLRELGEDSVSKKPIVVKEGRFGPYVTDGETNASLRKGDEVEQITTERAAELLADRRARGPAPKRPRTTRAKAKA, from the coding sequence GTGCCAGCCAAGAACGGCAACGCCGGCGGAAACCGCCTGGTGATCGTCGAGTCGCCTTCCAAGGCGAAGACCATCGCCGGGTACCTCGGCCGCGGCTACGTCGTGGAGTCCAGCATCGGGCATATTCGTGATCTCCCCGAGAAGGCCGACGACATCCCGGAAAAGTACAAGGGAGAGTCCTGGGCGCGCCTCGGCGTCAATGTGGATCACGAGTTCGAGCCGCTCTACGTCGTCAATCACGACAAGAAGGCGCAGGTGAGCAAGCTCAAGCAGCTGCTCAAGGACGCCGATGAGCTCTATCTCGCCACTGACGAGGACCGCGAGGGCGAGGCGATCGCCTGGCATCTCCGCGAGGTGCTCAATCCCAAGGTCCCGGTGCACCGCATGGTGTTCCACGAGATCACCCCGCGGGCGATCCAGGAGGCGGTGGCCAATCCCCGCGCCCTGAACCTGCGGCTGGTCGACGCCCAGGAGACCCGGCGCATCCTCGACCGGCTCTACGGCTACGAGGTCAGCCCGGTCCTGTGGAAGAAGGTCAAACCCCGGCTCTCCGCCGGGCGCGTGCAGTCCGTGGCGACCCGGCTGGTCGTGGAGCGCGAGCGTGAGCGCCTGGCGTTCACCAGCGCGAGTTACTGGGACCTGCAGGCGCTGCTCGACACCGGTGGCGACGAGGTTCCGCACGAGTTCACCGCCATGCTGACCGGTGTGAACGGAAAGCGCGTCGCCCAGGGCCGGGACTTCACGAGCAACGGCACCCTCAAGAGCGCCGACGTGCTCCACCTGGACGAGCAGGCCGCTCGCGCCCTGGCCGGGCGTCTGGCAGGTGTGCCGTACAAGGTCAGGTCGGTCGAGCGCAAGCCGTACACCCGCAAGCCGTACGCGCCGTTCAGGACGACCACGTTGCAGCAGGAGGCCAGCCGCAAGCTGGGCTTCTCCGCGAAGTCGACGATGCAGGTCGCCCAGCGCCTCTACGAGAACGGCTTCATCACCTACATGCGGACCGACAGCATCACGCTGTCGGAGACCGCTGTCGCCGCCGCCCGCAGCCAGGCGATCAAGCTTTACGGGTCGGCCTACGTGCCCGACAAGCCGCGCGTCTACGCCGGCAAGGTGAAGAACGCGCAGGAGGCGCACGAGGCGATCCGCCCCTCGGGGGAGGAGTTCCGCACGCCGGGCGAGACCGGGCTGAGCGGTGACATGTTCCGGCTGTACGAGCTGATCTGGCAGCGGACCGTGGCCTCCCAGATGAAGGACGCGGTCGGCGAGTCGGTCACCGTCAAGGTGGACGGCACGTCCAGCTCGGGCGAGCGGGTCGAGTTCAGCGCCTCCGGGCGGACCATCACCTTCCACGGCTTCCTGAAGGCCTACGTCGAGGGTGCGGACGACCCGTCCACCGACAGGGACGACTCCGAGAAGCGCCTGCCGAACCTGAGCGAGAACGACCCGCTCACCGCGTCCGCGCTGAACGTGCTGTCGCACTCCACGAAGCCGCCGGCCCGGTACACGGAGGCGTCGCTGATCAAGGAGCTGGAAGACCGGGAGATCGGCCGCCCTTCGACGTACGCGTCGATCATCGGAACGATTCTGGACCGCGGCTACGTCTTCAAGAAGGGCACCGCCCTGGTGCCGTCCTTCCTGGCGTTCGCGGTGGTCAACCTGCTGGAGCAGCACTTCGGCCACCTCGTCGACTACGACTTCACGGCCGACATGGAGAAGGTCCTCGACGACATCGCCAACGACCGGGCGGAGCGGGTGCCTGAGCTGCGCCGGTTCTACTTCGGTGTGGAGGGCGGCGACGGCCTGAAGGAGCTGGTCACCGACCTCGGCGAGATCGACGCCAAGGAGATCAGCTCGTTCTCGATCAGGGGCACCGACATCATGATCCGGGTGGGCCGCTACGGCCCGTACCTGGACCGCGAGGGTGTCCGGGTGAACGTGCCTGAGGACCTGGCCCCCGACGAGCTCACGGCCGAAAGGGCCGAGGAGCTGTTCTCCCGCCCGATGGGTGATCGGGAGCTGGGCAAGGACCCGGCGACCGGGAACGTGATCGTGGCCAAGGACGGTCGCTTCGGCCCGTACGTCACCGAGATCCTGCCGGTGGAGACGCCTCCGGCGGAGGGCAAGAAGAAGACCAAGAAGGCCGACGCCCCCAAGCCGCGCACCGGGTCGCTGCTCAAGTCGATGTCCTTGGACACCGTCACCCTTGAGGATGCCCTGCTCCTGCTCTCACTGCCGAGGGTGCTCGGGATGATCGACGACCAGGAGGTCACGGCGCAGAACGGCAAGTTCGGGCCGTACATCAAGAAGGGCACCGACTCTCGTTCCCTGGGTTCGGAGGAGGAGCTGTTCACGGTCACTCTCGACCAGGCCAAGGAGTTGTTCGCCCAGCCCAAGACCAGGGGCAGGCGGGCCGCGGCCGCGCCGCCGCTGCGCGAGCTGGGTGAGGACTCCGTCTCCAAGAAGCCGATCGTGGTGAAGGAGGGGCGGTTCGGGCCCTACGTCACCGACGGGGAGACCAACGCCTCCCTGCGCAAGGGTGACGAGGTCGAGCAGATCACCACCGAACGCGCCGCCGAGCTTCTCGCCGACCGCCGCGCCCGTGGCCCGGCGCCCAAGCGTCCCCGCACCACCCGGGCCAAGGCCAAGGCCTGA